The Brienomyrus brachyistius isolate T26 chromosome 9, BBRACH_0.4, whole genome shotgun sequence genome contains the following window.
CATTTTTATAATATATGCAGCTCCACAAGTGTCTATAAAACAATACAACGATTTGTAGGTTTTTTTCTCATTATTTCGGAAATACCTTCTTTTTCGGTAGGTCTCAACACTGAGTGCTAGAGCActgaattatctgcatgctgcaAAACCTCCATTAACTTTATTATTCCCTATAGaagttttttacagtttttttatgAATCCCCAAAACAAGTCCACGTTAAGGAACACTCTGCCCTTCCAGGGTTTCGATGGGACTCTCAAAGAAAAGTGAACCGCCACCTTTAACTGCAGTGGGACCTCTTTCGTCTCAGCTGTCATTCAGAGGCTTGCTTGAGGAGATGATCTTGAGGCCAGGAAGATCTCGCTATGCTAGCTCGCACTAGGCACTCTACACATCCATTATTTATCTACACTGCGAGTGTGCTGAGCATCTTTAGTGtgacaaaaagcagcacattctgCAGCACCAGTGAAACGTATTTTTATCTCActattgtgtgtgtggagtctgtatGTTCTCTTTGTGCCCAGTGAGTTTTCTCCAAGCCCTCTGATGtggtcccacagtccaaagacatgcagttagaaaACCATGCTCTCTAAATGACTGTCAGTGTCAGTTTGTTCGTgaaccctgtgatggattggcatctcATTCAAGGTGCCCGCTACACTTCCAGCTCCAGGCGGTGCCATCAGACATGCCACTTCCCACCATaacacatcaggaaacatcCCATCTTTGTAATACTACAATTCTGCTGCTATCTGGTTTCTTCGTTGCACAAATACATTGGTAttgtattaattattattactattattattattagtagtagtagtagtaggtgATAATAGTAATAGTACTAAAATCATGatcaatataataataattattattattataaacattTGCTTTATTAGTATTCCAATAATTATTTATAATTGTTTTGCATGACATTTACTTGTCTGCACTTTGTCTCTGTTTCACTATAtgcatgtctgtctgtgctCTACAATACTTGCAGCTGTATGCACAAGAATTTCCCTCTGTGGTCAATAAAGTCCATCTAAGTTTTAATGTTAATTATATGTGGAGCATCTTGGCGGCTGTAGGACCTTGGCTAGTTCTGGCATGTATGGCCTAAGAGTGTTTGCCACATATAATGTGTAATTTGCAAACACTAACTCTGGACATCTTGACATGTCTGCATGagaaatatattcattttaattcattataTATACATTCATTATAATGTCACACACATCCCAAGACCCTGAGCAGGagaagcagttagaagatggatagatgacacCTTAAACACAAAATGTTTCGGGTCGAAAGGATTTGAATACTTACCATTGATTACTTAGCTGCTCTTCATTCTATACATCCTCCCCCCCGGCTGTATCATTAGGCAGTTCATCCTCAACTTCCACTATCATGCGTATGATAACCAGATTTACTTCAGCACTAAATCGATCCGCTCTCCACCCGTCTCCCAAACTGAGACACGCATATCCGTATCAGTTCAGCAGTGACAGGACTGAGATTCTCCTGATTGGCCGTAAATCCATTCCCCGTAAAGCTGGCTTGTTTCCACCGGCTACTTTATTGGGGACACCATTGTGTTACTGGATAGGGCTCCCCTTTTCTTCTCAGAACAGACTGACTATCCGTGGCTTGGACCCAAGAAGGTGCTGGAAACATTCCTTAGAGATTTCTCGTTCATATTGACAGAATAGCATCACATACTTGCTGCAGGTTTTTCGGCTGCACATTCATGTTGAAAATCTCCCAATTCACCGCAATTCCAAGGTGCAACCAGCTCTTGATGCGTAAAGCACATGATTGGCTGATTTCACATTTGTATGAATTAATAGAAGTACTGATGTCcctaatcaatcaatcaatttttGCACAGattgagattttctacatttgcatgttactcattTACCATTTACTATAAAGACATGcattattctttgctaacaaatacatttacagtatgttcactatttgaatacctttattagcaagaaaatgtcttatctttgattcatcaaagtaacctcctctagcaggTATAGCAGTAGAAAAAAATCGAGGCATTCTATCCACAAGGGACGTTAAATAGTGCTCTGTGTCATGGGATGAAACAGGTTACTTGTGCATTCACAGTCAAAGCAGAGCCAAGAATTTGACCATCGCCATACAACCTGTTACTAGgacgtcagacatgcactgttacatactctatccatgttataaaggaaacttgttttatttgacttatattttcatgcatagttgttcactcaactttaaAGTGCTtaagaagattttttttaaatctgcagtttatgaaataaatggaaaagtggtaaaaatctgTGGCATGCAAAAACTTCTTGACTGGTGCTGTATAAACTGAGCAGAGTCTGTGCTTTACATTCCCACTAACAAGAGAGCTGCTGCTCCGTAAATGATGATAAAGCAAACAGATGATTTATAGCGACTAATATGGGCAAAACCCCTGACACAGCCCATCCTCGCTGTACAAATTAAAGCGATTCCTGAGGTgtggcccctcccacccccaagcCGGTATTATAACTCATTCGAATGCGCTGAGCCAAGCAATTTGAAGCTCATTTTCTCCAATTTAATGGAGCTACAGGTTATTTAGGGATCATTTCGCTTCAGCCTCCTCTCAGAAAACGCTGACTAATGTTCACACACACCAAGCGCTACACTGGATTTTcaagggaaggaaaaaaaaaaagtgcataaTCTCCACGTTTGGCTGATGATAATAAAATGGGTTGTAAAACACATTAGCTTGCAGCATAGTATAACTATAAATCATATTAAAGCCATATCAGAGTCATTTATACGACATACACAACAATctgtttgttatttatttgtatgcTTCAACAGAACAACGGTCAAATGTTAGGGTCACCAATGACTTGGGCTCCAAAAAATGCATTGAAAGTCATGCTTTATTTATGTCATGCATACGTATGTAGAATCTTAAAGAGACTTTGAGTAAATAATGCATGAACGACCCTGTGATCTTGAAGTACCACAGCCTTTGTTATTGGGTTCCGTTTGATACTCCGGCAAGTAAGAAAGATTCCTGGTCTGCAATCCATTCAGCGGCTCACTAACATCATCTGACCAGACCTGGACTTGGACAGCCAATGAAATTATATAATTCAGCAACGATCATGAAAACATCCATCACTCATCAGCCAATCAGTTGTCACCTATTGTATAAATCTGCCAGAGGCTCAAGGGAGAACCATAGCTAATCACATCGATTGCAACATTGCACTTATTTTGATAGGGAAATTTGGGAGAGCATGGAGTTTTGTTATATTAAGACATCAGTGAATTCGAAGCATACAGAGAACATCTCGTCTCTGTTATCGTAGTAAGATATATTACATTATCTAGCCTTTTGTCTCAAGCCTGAAAAACAAAGGATAAGCTTATAAGCTAATACCGCACCTCACATTGCACACAAATCAATAAGCGGTAATCTGATAGCTGAGAGCGGAACATGTTTCCCTTGCTCTCCTGATCTTCTGATGGGGGCCTTCACTCAGAATGCACACAGAGGGCCATGTTTTTGTGCTTCTTCCAGTAGTGACAGTCTTCCGGGAAGCTCCAGTAGGCGCTGATTTCCTTATGCCTGCTCACCGTGTGTACCACCATACCAGGGAACTTCCTCTCCAGGTCCTCTGCCACAAGCTGCACATCGCCCTTCTTCCCCATGCCATCCATTAACTGCTGGATGCAATCCTGGAGTACGGGTTGCGGGCGGCTGCTGTAGGACACCACTACGGTGACATTGTTTATGTTCGGCACGTCGAACCAGCTCTGCCCCACCACATGCTGGAAGTTATCTCCGGCCCGCCAGTTACGGTAGCTGCTGCCGGAGTGGCTGACCACACGGACGGACCAGCACACCCAGTCGTACTTTTTTGAGAGGAATTCCACCAATTCCTGCGCTGTGTCTGGGTCGCTTTTCTCTCCCTTCTCCCGTACCAGCCTCTGGATGTCCAGACAGGCCTGCTCGGGAAAAGCTGCAACACATTCTTCAATCGCCGTCTTCATCCTAATCTCAACCTCCTGCATCTTCTGGTTCCATTTTTCAATAATTTGTtgttcttcctcttcctcctgggTGAGAGCGGTGTGACCCAAGAGGGCAATCAAGCCCAGGCAGAACAGTTCCTTCATCCTGACGCAGAAGTTCTCCAAGATCCTCCTGTTATGACCTTCATAGTTTTTCACCACCTCCAGGACTGATTCCACAAAGATGTTGCGTCCTAAAACAGCATCACAAAGTGAATTCAGATTCTTCTCTCCACCAGTTTTGGAGAAATGTTCCAAAAACAGTCTGGTCTTTGTCTCTCGAAACTGGGGTTTGGCCTCGAAGATGTCCATGTATTTACGGAACTGATTATGAATGTTCTCCTCCACGGAGAAATACTGAGCGTCCACCTGGCCCTTTTTGATTTCATAGTCTATTTCTTCCAGCTGGGTGGACAGAATGTCCAGCTTGTTGCGTACAGACAGGAACTGCTCCTTGACGTAGAAGACCTCATTGCTCTGCACATTGTCCAGAGTCAGCCGCAGAATGGGAGCCGCTACCTCACACAGAGGGAAGATCTCCCCCACAGCACTGGCCAGGACCTCTGCCCCTCGTTCAAACATCTCCATCACTGCCTCAATGGCTTCTTTCTTCTGGGCCACCACTTTCTCTAAGGGGTTGGTCATGGCCTAAGAGAGCAATGCAGctgggaaaaaatatatatacaaacatataaaaatatattatagtttgtattataaaatataaaaaagcttaaattccagttcAGTTGTCGCTAAATACATATTAGTACATTTAAATAGAAGATTGGATGAAATTTGATAAGAAGACATAAGTTGGCTTACCAAGAGCAAAAGGAAAAAAGGTATTTTATTTCATACAAACCAAATTATTTTCCTAAGATATTCTGCAATTTATAATCCCCCAATCTGagtaaacatataaaaatatattatagtTTGTATTATAAAATATAATGAGTAATCAACACGAGGGTTTGACATTTACCCGATGAAAGGGCTGCTTTAAAACAAGGGCGTACCTTCCGTTTTTACCCCGAGACCAAATCAGCCCtgagacagcccccccccccccccccccccggttacgGAAAATAACCGCCTGTATTATCAATTCCTTACTGTTAATGATTCTTTAGCACAAGATATGTTCATCAGACAACAAACACCATAAGTTTAATGTATGTCATCCACCGTATGTAATCCAATATAGATTTTAACAgagttaaatttaaaaaataaaaaacgttTTCCGAACACAGTTTGCTGTCATTCCGGAGGTAAACAAACCTTGCGAAgcgtttttttttaaccttacgCCTTCCTTTTGCACGAATTTCATATATTTAACTATCTCGATTGCTCTATACCTGCAAATGTAGGCAAGTCTTGTCCACGCTTGACTCGGCCAGCAGCTGTTGCCGTTCCTCCAAGTTTTTTCCCCTTTGGCTCTTCTTTCAGTAATGCCAAAAATCCTTGAATTAGTAGAGGACGGACAGGAGAACGATGCGCATCTGTTCTTCGGCGTGTGGGGGAGTCGAATCAGACACGGAGGAAGACGGAACgggtgggagagagagaagcgcaCGTACTCGGCTCAACATTTTATTCGCAAAGTCattttttcattcatttctttttaaaacAGTTGGAATACAAGATACCCATCACACTGATTTTATGactaaaaacaacagaaaacagAACAGTTCACTATGTGAGGATATTACATCTCATCTGACCATCATATTTTGCGCATCAGAATGGCTCGTTGGAGGCGGTTTTCAAGGTGATCTTCACAATGTCGGTAAGCCCGAATTTTAAACATTATATTATTAACATAAATCAGTGTAAGTGTATTATACTACAATTTCCGTTGTTTTCCAAGGGGGAATTTAGTTTTGGGTGGAGTCAGCGCCCATTAAAATAACTCTCAAAATGTTTTACATAATTCATTAAGTTGTGTCACTGATTATTTGTGTGCCTTTAAGTTACTAGATTTAAGAATAATAACCAAATATTTGCGTTAAAACGATAAACTGGGAATTGTCGGAAATGTTAACGTCTTAAACCTTCAGATGACAATTAGGTCTTATGGATTCGGTTATTGGTAAATAAAAATTTTGCATAATTATTATCAAAGATGATTAAGAAATATGAAGTATGAAATATTAGCCTGAAAACTGAAATTAACCCTTTTACTTGACTATCCTGATTACCAttcgtgattttttttattatcgtTAAATCTTCAACGAAGGACGTGCAGTAAAACCATGTACGCTGGTCGATTgaccttgttttttttaatatagcTGTACAGCAGTTTATCTGATCTGGGTCGACTGATAAATGCTTGTATTTGCTATTTATCTGCAGTTGCCAGTCAGGTCCAAGCAGAAATTCTGACGGATTTTTACCAATGACTTATTTCAGTCTTTTGACTTATTTAATAGTACAACACTGATTCAGGAGCCTAACAAAAATTAATGGCAGCCTGCTGAAATCACCCTGTATGTCCTAGAATTACTATGTGCAAATACAGTAGTGTAGAGAATTTACACTGAACCAGTTTTTCctgctgaaaagcagaaataccAGTGGCGCTTAAGTTCAGTGGGCTTTCGAGTGGCTTGTCGGTGACCACGTTGTGTGTTTTAGACACAAAACTAGCTTTATTCTCAGTAAAACGAGTAGGGTACAATGCATTCATTTGGTATAGGTAAATCACGCAAAAACGAACGTTCCACCTAACGACCTTTTGAAATGCAGGGTTAAAACTTGAATTGTTATGTCTGTAGATCGTAAATTTGAAATTAATtagttttattacattgtattagatGTAGTTCAACATAACATGTAATTTGACATTAGTGAATAGCTACATAAAAAACATAATAGAGTAATATTAATAAGTCGAATTGGTCAGACTGCAAAGACAATATTTGCATCGATACTATTCCCCTCACGGACATACGTAGGTATTTCAAGCACgcgctcatacacacacacacacacacacacacacacacgtctctGAGGAGGGGCGGGGCTCAGGGACCACGCAGGTTAACTTAGCCCAGGCTAGATGATCGCATGTCCAAGATGTGTTTGCAATGCATATTTAGCCAAAATGACATATTGAGAAGGAATCTGGCTGCCTAcaatcaatgaaaaaaaaacaaataaaaacttaTTTAGCCTGTCGTTATCTAGGCAGGTTTCATTTTGGGGGCGGGGTCACCAACAGGACGGGCTACTTTGTGGCCACACCGGTTGCACCACCCTAACCACGATTCTGCACACACACTACTATTTAGGATGAAGTATGACTGAGTTAATCATATGCATCGATTTGTAGGCATTCCTAGGTACCCTGGACAGATTTTATCTCTCGGCCCCCCCCCAGAACAGCTGGAGGAGGCGGCTGGTGAGGAGGACGCCTGGGCATCTCAGCCTGCACCCGGATAAGCGGTACAAAATGGAGGGATAGTATATAGCACCATGTAATGGTGTGATGTCCGTGAATGATTAGTTCGTGGGGAATGAGTCCTATATAGGACATATACACTCATGTTCACTTCCTGGTGCAGATTTGTCCTTTTCATTCTTTCACTGGTCGTCAGAAATGTGACTAGAAAGCTGTTTCCCTTCTCGACTATGGCCAATGAGAGCCAGTGAGACATGTAaaggtgtgctgtaagtgagcATATGATTGGCTGGAAACTAAGCCTGGGACTGACTGTATAACCCTACAGTAAATGAACGAACGAGAACTGTGCACGGAAGACTCCCTCTCCTGATGACCTGAGTGAGTTGGGTAAACAAGCGACGCAAATAGGTGACTGCTTGGTCATGAGTGGACTCCCTTTCTCCACTCACTCACCAACTCAGTCACCCCTTCGGGTCTCCGGTTCTCTTTCTGAACGAGTTGGTGAGCGAATGGAGAACATGAGACCCAGTTAGGCTACTTCTCGGTCATGACTGGACCAGAGACCCATCCTTCATTTGTGACTGAAATACACCATCTACTGATGTACATACACATGGAGTGACTTTCCATTCGTCGCAACTGGATCTTAGAGATGCAACATTTTTACAGTTTAAAACTATTTTATCCAAGGTATGTAGGCATCTGGACTTGTTAGCTGAGTATGTGATGAGCTGTTTGCGTTTTTAACTAACATGAATAGCTAAGTTGCAATATTACCAAGACTTAAACTATAACTCAAtaacaaatattaattttctCACATGACTTATTGGTGGTATTCAGCTTACTCTTTAGCACTATGTAGCCTACATAATAGGATATTTTATCACGGTCAGGAACACAAGTGCTTCAGATCTATGGATTGCAATCAGGAAGTGCCACTGAATGAGCTGGGGAATGAATCAGAACAAGTGTTTTAAGTGAACCTTATAAAACAAACTGTGTCCCAAAAAAGACTAATTTCGCCCATCCTTAGTGCGATGGGAAGATGAATGCATGACCAGTATTAACAGAAGAATTAGGACCAGTCTTTCAGTTACAATGGAATTCGAAGTTGCTCTTTTGCGACATCTACCGGTCTAAATTATAAAAGCATCTGAATTTAATACTGTTCACTGTGATTTCGATACCGCAGTGTGTTAATTCATTTTGCATTTACATTTCCActcaggggcgctgtaaagggggggtaaacgatgacgattctcggggcccatgactgagagggggcccagagaagcccccaataaactgtgttgggggccctgtcaagattcttttcatggggcccaaaatccttagcagcgcccctgttTCCACTTAacattgttttacatttttgagTAAAGAAAatacaatgcaaaaaaaaataatctataaagacaaaataaatcttgtaatatataaagaaaaaatacaaaagAAGTTTTTTTTCTGCCATAAATCTTTATTGATAGCATCACAGGAGGATATATGGCAACAAAGTGCAGAGCAATAAATTCCATTTTTATTCGCTAAATGCTCTGGAGGAACCATTTGGACTGTATTTGTCCAGAGTAGTGTTTATCAAAGTGCAGAAAGTATGTATATAGTGAAAACTGTCCTTTAAACATCAAAGAGATAATGTACTGTCTTTTAATCATCTATAGTTTTGTAATCATGTCACAAAAGAGAAATAATAAGGATTATATGCTGTAATTATATATAAGTTTCAAGAACTGCTTTGAATTATATTCAAACACACAAGATCACTGGATAACGATATTATGCTAAGCCAAGATTCCAATGACATTGATGATGCATAATGCACAGAGAGGACAAAAGGCACAGTTTAAAAGTCCGGCTCAACTTAATTGTAATCATAATGTTGACCAAGGTGTAAAAGTTTAAATGCTGTGCAGATTAGCTTGTTCTGAGACAATTCAACCGCCAGTGCTTTTCGAAATCATTTTTATACAAAAATCATagcaagattaaaaaaaaaatgaatagatTTCAGGTAACAGATCAAGCAtttcaaatgaattaaaaaaaaatatctctCTCGTATTCCACAGGAAACATCCTTTCAAAATCATTGTGTTTCATAAAGATTAGGGATTACAATCACATCAGTGACTCTAACAGGTATGTTTTTACTGTTAAGCGTCACGGTTTGTCTGCCAGCTCGTTTTCTGTGTGAGTTGTTTGTACACGGAGCATCTTCGGCCATTAAGCATTTGTACAGCTGCACGTCGCAGGCCTTTGTCAGTATGACGTGC
Protein-coding sequences here:
- the LOC125748700 gene encoding protein rapunzel-like is translated as MTNPLEKVVAQKKEAIEAVMEMFERGAEVLASAVGEIFPLCEVAAPILRLTLDNVQSNEVFYVKEQFLSVRNKLDILSTQLEEIDYEIKKGQVDAQYFSVEENIHNQFRKYMDIFEAKPQFRETKTRLFLEHFSKTGGEKNLNSLCDAVLGRNIFVESVLEVVKNYEGHNRRILENFCVRMKELFCLGLIALLGHTALTQEEEEEQQIIEKWNQKMQEVEIRMKTAIEECVAAFPEQACLDIQRLVREKGEKSDPDTAQELVEFLSKKYDWVCWSVRVVSHSGSSYRNWRAGDNFQHVVGQSWFDVPNINNVTVVVSYSSRPQPVLQDCIQQLMDGMGKKGDVQLVAEDLERKFPGMVVHTVSRHKEISAYWSFPEDCHYWKKHKNMALCVHSE